tgagtagagtggtagagtgagtagagtggtagagtgagtagagtggtagagtgagtCGGAGGCCTGGAGTAAGCTCAGTGGAACAGAATACATTAGAGTTACAGTATAGAATATTTGCTGCTGTTCAATTGTTGTTTTAATTATGAGATATGCCTATATCTTTAGACTCAAAATGATGTTGATCTCAAGGactgtcagtccttgcatccatagatCTGTATATTCATTGGAGAGAGGTTACATTCCCCTAGCCCCATCCTTCAGATTATCAAGGTTTAAAATGATTTGGTTGGTGGTTAGATCTTTGATTGACTGATTTAGTGATTGATTAATTGTTGTTTCTTTTCATTTCCAGTCTCAGAAAGACCCCATGCTGGTGGAGAAGATCATGAATGATCTGGACTCCAACAAAGACAACGAGGTGGACTTCAATGAGTTTGTGGTTCTGGTGGCGGCCCTGACCGTAGCCTGCAACGACTTCTTCCaggagaagcagaagaagaaagCGAACTAACAGTTAAATCCGAAATGGCTTCCCCTTGCCTATTTAGTGCACTTCTATTGGCCAAAGCCTCATAGGGCTATGACAGGTctaaatagggctctggtcaaaagtagtgcactgcatagggaatagggagccatttcaaATTGGCCCGTGGATAGAAATAGAATTAGAAACCAACAGAGGTAGAAAGTAACGAATTACAACTACACCCATCATGCTGAACATTGAATACTGTGATCACTTCTCAATTCCCCATGGTCTCAGTGCTACTAAAACCACTACACTATATGTTTGTCAACAGCAGAAGGAGATTAGACTAAAGTCGAAATCATAAATTAACATACTTTTGCTAGAAATAAGATACTTCTGTCCCTCTGACACATCAAAACAGATGATTTCAAACATGGTGTCACACTACCCTGAGTGCCAGACTGTTTTAGCTCTTAACAACACTTCTGGCCAGAGAACATAACCACAGAGATCTGGCTAGAGAACATAACCACAGAGATCTGGCTAGAGAACATAACCACAGAGATCTGGCTAGAGAACATAACCACAGAGATCTGGCTAGAGAAGATAACCACAGAGATCTGGCTAGAGAACATAACCACAGAGATCTGGCTAGTGAACATAACCACAGAGATCTGGCTAGTGAACATAACCACAGAGATCTGGCTAGAGAACATAACCACAAATATCTGGCTAGAGAACATAACCACAAAGATCTGGCTAGTGAACATAACCACAGAGATCTGGCTAGAGAACATAACCACAAAGATCTGGCTAGTGAACATAACCACAAAGATCTGGCTAGAGAACATAACCACAGAGATCTGGCTAGAGAACATAACCACAGAGATCTGGCTAGAGAACATAACCACAGAGATCTGGCTAGTGAACATAACCACAGAGATCTGGCTAGTGAACATAACCACAGAGATCTGGCTAGAGAACATAACCACAAAGATCTGGCTAGAGAACATAACCACAAAGATCTGGCTAGTGAACATAACCACAGAGATCTGGCTAGAGAACATAACCACAAAGATCTGGCTAGTGAACATAACCACAAAGATCTGGCTAGAGAACATAAACACAAAGATCTGGCTAGTGAACATAACCACAAAGATCTGGCTAGAGAACATAAACACAAAGATCTGGCTAGAGAACATAACCACAAAGATCTGGCTAGAGAACATAAACACAGAGATCTGGCCAGTGAACATAAACACAAAGATCTGGCTAGAGAACATAAACACAAAGATCTGGCTAGAGAACATAAACACAAAGATCTGGCTAGTGAACATAAACACAAAGATCTGGCTAGAGCAGAAACAAACTGGTACCCAAGCTATTGTCACATACCCTGAGGTGATATCACAATAACTGTCTGCTTGGTTAGTTCAATGATTGATTCATTCTGTCATTCATCCACCTTTTCATTGATTTTTGCAATGTATTGTAACTATCAATGTGTCACATCTtgcaaagaggggggggggggttatttccTGTAAGTCAGAGACATACTTGAGAATGTTCCTTCCATTCTAAAATGTGCTTGTTTCATGAACCCTTTTTTCTGTCACTTAATGAGACATTTAAATCTAATTATAATTGCACAAGCATGtttattattcattattcattTGCCGTCACATGTAAATGATTGACAGCATATAATCATATGAAAATGATTCGCTTGACAATATTTGTTTTATATTGTGACAGTAACACGGTATAATAAAGTTCTAGTTCCCAAGaccttgagtgtgtgtgttttagactgcgagtgtgtgtatgtgcctgtcCTGTGTGTCCTTCCCCATCACTCCTCTTTGGTGGAGTCTTCTGAATATTGAGAGGTTGTGCTTTGCTTTTGGATGGTCTCTGTATAAAGCGCCTGGTGATGCGTTCGATGACGCATGAGGATGATGACGCAATCCCCATTAACCACCTGGACCTTTCACCAGCTGTCAGTCAAAGTGACTCATGACAACCCAACTTCAGAAGAAGTCACAGTGGCAGTTTTTCCTTGGGGATTCATAAAGTACATCCACGCTAGAAGGTGTAGAAGAACAACATTTTATTTTGACAAATGTCATTTTAACCCCTAATCTGAACCTGAGCTTTTACACCCAACTCCTGATCCATTAGAAGCAACAAAGCATCTTTAGCTTTTAGAAAAGCACTATAGAAGAGCAATGTATTGTTAACAACAAcgacatactgtatacagtacctGATTAATGATCTCTACAGTCCTAACAGTATCCCCTGTTGTCTGAGCTGAAACCATAACATTTAGAATTAGTAGTCTTCCTTTATTTTTTCAGGtgcccaaccccctctctctactccaacACAGGtgcccaaccccctctctctactccaacACAGGtgcccaaccccctctctctactccaacACAGGtgcccaacccctctctctactccaacACAGGtgcccaacccctctctctactccaacACAGGtgcccaacccctctctctactccaacACAGGtgcccaaccccctctctctactcaaACACAGGtgcccaaccccctctctctactccaacACAGGtgcccaacccctctctctgctccaacACAGGtgcccaaccccctctctctactccaacACAGAGATCTGTTATTGAGTATCCTGAAGGAAAAACATTCATGAGCCATCATCTACGTACGTacggaatcacacacacacacacacacacacacacacacacacacacacacacacacacacacacacacacacacacacacacacacacacacacacacacacacacacacacacacacacacacacacacacacacacacacacacacagaaagttaATTTCTATTTTCTGTGTGATTGGTTGTAATTGAGCGGGATAATGAGCCTGTCCCCCctggaggaaaattatgtgatgaTTATCTTTTTTTCGTGACAGCTGTAATCATAGAGACTTGGAAACTTTACTTATTTTTCCATGATTCATAGATTCTGTTAAAGAACTTGTAGTCGGTGTAACACCATTCTTATCTTTTGTTATTATCAACCTCTTAGAGTGATGTGGGGTCTTCCAGTTAAAGTTTGCTGTTGTGTCATCTTTCCATTGGAAGCATGCTGAACTAGTACATGCATTGCATAGCTTGTTAATCTCTTCATTTGATATGTGTGTACTGTAAGTGACTATAAGAATAGTATTTTTTACATCATGGTTTACATGAACCATCCTtgtgtagcacacacacacacacacacacgcacgcacgcacgcacgcacacacacacacacacacacacacgcacacgcaccctTCCTTTTGACTGCTGTCTCTCCCcatcgcacacacgcacacgcaccctTCCTATTGACTGCTGTCTCTCcccatcgcacacacacacacacacccttcctttTGACTGctgtctctccccatcacacacacacacacgcgcacacgcacccTTCCTTTTGACTGctgtctctccccatcacatacacacgcacacgcacatgcacacttCCTTTTGACTGCTGTCTCTCcccatcgcacacacacacacacacccttcctttTGACTGCTGTCTCTCCCcatcgcacacacgcacacgcaccctTCCTTTTGACTGCTGTCTCTCcccatcgcacacacacacacgcacccttcCTTTTGACTGCTGTCTCTCcccatcgcacacacacacacgcacccttcCTTTTGACTGCTGTCTCTCcccatcgcacacacacacacgcacccttcCTTTTGACTGCTGTCTCTCcccatcgcacacacacacacacacccttcctttTGACTGCTGTCTCTCCCcatcgcacacacgcacacgcaccctTCCTTTTGACTGCTGTCTCTCcccatcgcacacacacacacgcacccttcCTTTTGACTGCTGTCTCTCCCcatcgcacacacgcacacgcaccctTCCTTTTGACTGCTGTCTCTCcccatcgcacacacacacacgcacccttcCTATTGACTGCTGTCTCTCcccatcgcacacacacacacgcacccttcCTTTTGACTGCTGTCTCTCCCcatcgcacacacgcacacgcaccctTCCTTTTGACTGCTGTCTCTCcccatcgcacacacacacacgcacccttcCTTTTGACTGCTGTCTCTCcccatcgcacacacacacatgcacccttCCTATTGACTGCTGTCTCTCCCcatcgcacacacgcacacgcaccctTCCTTTTGACTGctgtctctccccatcacacacacacacacgcacccttcC
The sequence above is drawn from the Oncorhynchus gorbuscha isolate QuinsamMale2020 ecotype Even-year linkage group LG11, OgorEven_v1.0, whole genome shotgun sequence genome and encodes:
- the LOC124049082 gene encoding protein S100-A1-like; this encodes MPSQLQSAMDALITVFYKYSGNDGDKYKLNKGELKELLNSELTDFLMSQKDPMLVEKIMNDLDSNKDNEVDFNEFVVLVAALTVACNDFFQEKQKKKAN